In the Thauera sedimentorum genome, one interval contains:
- a CDS encoding 6-phosphofructokinase translates to MTRRNLLYAQSGGVTAVINATAAAVIEAARRHPQAIGSVYGARHGILGALAEDLVDTAVLDDAALAALALTPGGAFGSCRFDLDSPEDNPAQYDRLFAVLAAHDIGFLLYNGGNGSMDTVAKISAAAQQRGYPLVAIGVPKTVDNDLEGSDCSPGFGSAAKYVATAMLEAGMDLASMSGRKGRVFVMEVMGRNAGWLAAATALAARGREDAPPHIILLPEVPFEDEVFLARVRETVERLGYCTITVSEGIRRADGSLVMEQDHDTKGHVQLGGAGQCIARLIHARLGYKHHWAIPDYLQRAAGHLVSATDLAQARAVGSAAVEYAVHGRDAVMPAIVRESDEPYRWRVEAVDVRAIANLERCVPAHYIRADGLHVTEAALRYLQPLIEGEVPRPWRGGLPDYPQPELPPVARKLPPQR, encoded by the coding sequence ATGACCCGGCGCAACCTGCTCTACGCACAATCCGGCGGTGTGACCGCAGTGATCAACGCCACCGCTGCAGCGGTGATCGAAGCCGCCCGCCGCCATCCGCAGGCCATCGGCTCGGTTTATGGCGCGCGTCACGGCATCCTCGGCGCCCTGGCGGAGGATCTGGTCGATACCGCCGTGCTGGACGATGCGGCACTCGCCGCGCTCGCGCTCACCCCGGGTGGCGCCTTCGGCTCCTGCCGCTTCGATCTCGACTCGCCCGAGGACAACCCCGCACAGTACGACCGCCTGTTCGCGGTGCTGGCGGCGCACGACATCGGCTTTCTTCTGTACAACGGCGGCAACGGTTCCATGGATACGGTGGCCAAGATCTCGGCGGCCGCACAGCAGCGGGGCTACCCGCTGGTCGCCATCGGCGTGCCCAAGACCGTGGACAACGACCTGGAGGGCAGCGACTGCTCGCCCGGCTTCGGGTCGGCCGCCAAGTACGTGGCCACTGCGATGCTGGAGGCGGGGATGGACCTGGCCTCGATGTCGGGCCGCAAGGGGCGGGTGTTCGTCATGGAGGTGATGGGGCGCAATGCCGGCTGGCTGGCCGCGGCCACCGCGCTCGCCGCGCGCGGGCGCGAGGACGCCCCGCCACATATCATCCTGCTGCCCGAAGTGCCGTTCGAGGACGAGGTCTTCCTCGCCCGCGTGCGCGAAACCGTCGAACGGCTCGGCTATTGCACCATCACCGTATCCGAGGGCATCCGGCGCGCCGACGGCAGCCTGGTCATGGAGCAGGATCACGATACCAAGGGGCATGTGCAACTGGGCGGTGCCGGGCAGTGCATCGCGCGGCTGATCCACGCCCGCCTGGGTTACAAGCACCACTGGGCGATCCCGGACTATCTGCAGCGTGCCGCGGGGCATCTGGTGTCCGCCACCGATCTTGCCCAGGCGCGTGCAGTCGGCAGCGCAGCGGTGGAATACGCGGTGCACGGACGCGACGCGGTGATGCCGGCGATCGTGCGCGAGTCGGACGAACCCTATCGCTGGAGGGTCGAAGCGGTGGACGTGCGCGCAATCGCCAACCTGGAGCGCTGCGTGCCGGCGCACTACATCCGTGCCGATGGCCTGCATGTCACCGAGGCGGCCCTGCGCTACCTGCAGCCACTGATCGAAGGGGAGGTGCCGCGACCCTGGCGCGGCGGCCTGCCTGACTATCCTCAGCCCGAACTGCCCCCGGTGGCGCGCAAGCTTCCGCCGCAGCGCTGA
- the adk gene encoding adenylate kinase produces the protein MRLILLGPPGAGKGTQANFIKEKFGIPQISTGDMLRAAVKAGTPLGIEAKKVMDAGGLVSDDIIIGLVKDRLQQDDCKSGYMFDGFPRTIPQADAMKDAGVPIDFVLEIDVPDSEIVERMSGRRVHVASGRTYHVKYNPPKVEGKDDVTGEDLIQRDDDREETVKKRLEVYHAQTKPLVKYYSDWAASGDAKAPKVRKIAGLGAVDEITARAFDALK, from the coding sequence ATGCGACTCATTCTGTTGGGACCGCCGGGCGCGGGCAAGGGAACCCAGGCCAACTTCATCAAGGAAAAGTTCGGCATTCCGCAGATTTCCACCGGCGACATGCTGCGCGCCGCGGTCAAGGCCGGCACCCCGCTCGGTATCGAGGCCAAGAAGGTGATGGACGCCGGCGGCCTGGTCTCCGACGACATCATCATCGGCCTGGTGAAGGACCGCCTGCAGCAGGACGACTGCAAGAGCGGCTACATGTTCGACGGCTTCCCGCGCACCATCCCGCAGGCCGACGCGATGAAGGACGCCGGCGTGCCGATCGACTTCGTGCTGGAGATCGACGTGCCCGACAGCGAGATCGTCGAGCGCATGAGCGGGCGCCGGGTGCACGTGGCTTCGGGCCGCACCTACCACGTCAAGTACAACCCGCCCAAGGTCGAGGGCAAGGACGACGTCACCGGCGAGGACCTGATCCAGCGTGACGACGACCGTGAAGAGACCGTGAAGAAGCGCCTGGAGGTCTACCACGCGCAGACCAAGCCGCTGGTCAAGTACTACAGCGACTGGGCCGCTTCCGGCGACGCCAAGGCGCCCAAGGTGCGCAAGATTGCCGGTCTGGGCGCGGTGGACGAGATCACCGCCCGCGCTTTCGACGCGCTGAAGTAA
- the kdsB gene encoding 3-deoxy-manno-octulosonate cytidylyltransferase, giving the protein MTAFRVIIPARFASTRLPGKPLADIAGKPMVMRVVERAQISGASEVWVATDHQGVFDAVHSAGGQVLMTHADHPSGTDRLAEVVEQLGWADDEIVVNVQGDEPLIDPALIGAVARALASDLDASIATAAHPLTDPAEVFNPNVVKVVCNAAGQAMYFSRASIPWARDAFAADRSRLPQGLPVLRHVGIYAYRVAFLRRYAGLAASPLEQWEALEQLRAMWHGYRIQVLHVDEAPPAGVDTPEDLERVRRAFDRVGPVE; this is encoded by the coding sequence ATGACTGCCTTCCGCGTCATCATTCCGGCCCGCTTCGCCTCGACCCGGCTGCCGGGCAAACCGCTCGCCGACATCGCCGGCAAGCCGATGGTGATGCGGGTGGTGGAGCGTGCGCAGATCTCCGGCGCGAGCGAGGTCTGGGTCGCCACCGACCACCAGGGCGTGTTCGACGCGGTCCACTCCGCCGGCGGCCAGGTGCTGATGACCCATGCCGACCATCCGAGCGGCACCGACCGTCTGGCCGAGGTGGTCGAGCAGCTGGGCTGGGCGGATGACGAAATCGTGGTGAACGTGCAGGGTGACGAACCGCTGATCGATCCGGCGCTGATCGGTGCGGTGGCCCGTGCGCTGGCCTCCGACCTGGACGCTTCGATCGCCACCGCCGCGCATCCGCTCACCGATCCGGCCGAGGTCTTCAACCCCAACGTGGTCAAGGTGGTGTGCAATGCCGCCGGCCAGGCCATGTATTTTTCCCGCGCGTCCATTCCCTGGGCGCGCGATGCCTTTGCGGCCGACCGCAGCCGCCTGCCGCAAGGCCTGCCGGTGCTGCGCCACGTCGGCATCTACGCCTACCGTGTCGCCTTCCTGCGCCGCTACGCCGGGCTCGCGGCCTCGCCGCTGGAGCAGTGGGAAGCGCTGGAGCAGCTGCGCGCGATGTGGCACGGTTACCGCATCCAGGTGCTCCATGTGGACGAGGCGCCGCCGGCCGGGGTGGATACCCCGGAGGACCTGGAACGGGTGCGCCGCGCGTTTGACCGGGTGGGGCCAGTCGAGTAA
- a CDS encoding Trm112 family protein: protein MDARLLDILVCPICKGPLDYRKDKQDLVCKADRLAFPIRDGIPVMLEDEALQLSAEEVDALR, encoded by the coding sequence ATGGACGCCAGACTGCTTGACATCCTCGTGTGCCCGATCTGCAAGGGGCCGCTCGATTACCGCAAGGACAAGCAGGACCTGGTCTGCAAGGCGGACCGCCTGGCCTTCCCGATCCGCGACGGCATCCCGGTGATGCTGGAGGACGAGGCGCTGCAGTTGTCCGCCGAGGAAGTGGACGCGCTGCGCTGA
- the lpxK gene encoding tetraacyldisaccharide 4'-kinase: MAGQAPAFWAVRGLRAALLLPLSFLFQGLAGLRRRLYRSGLLKVERLPVPVVVVGNIAVGGSGKTPVADWLVRRLRAAGWRPGIVSRGYGGQVSGVALLPGDADPALYGDEPVLLARLTGVPVAVGADRPAAARALLAAHPECDVIVCDDGLQHYRLARDVELVVLDEATLGNRWRLPAGPLREGLGRLRDADLVLAHGQLSPVLRQALEGLAVFPMRLAGESFRSLRKPAQVVDAAHFAGRTVHAFAGIGRPARFFDHLRALGLEVVGHAFPDHHAYSAADLQAGEGMPKVLTSKDAVKCAPFAPEDCWELPVVAEIPAGAAERILEKLSHGRQTA, translated from the coding sequence TTGGCGGGCCAGGCACCGGCATTCTGGGCCGTTCGCGGCCTCAGGGCGGCGCTCCTGCTGCCGCTTTCGTTCCTGTTCCAGGGGCTCGCCGGCCTGCGTCGCCGCCTGTACCGCAGCGGGCTGCTAAAGGTGGAGCGTCTCCCGGTGCCGGTGGTCGTGGTCGGCAACATCGCGGTGGGCGGCAGCGGCAAGACGCCGGTCGCCGACTGGCTGGTGCGCCGGCTGCGCGCGGCGGGCTGGCGGCCGGGCATCGTCAGCCGCGGCTACGGCGGCCAGGTTTCCGGCGTGGCGCTGCTGCCTGGCGATGCCGACCCGGCCCTGTATGGCGACGAGCCGGTGCTGCTCGCGCGGCTCACCGGTGTGCCGGTCGCGGTCGGTGCCGACCGCCCGGCCGCGGCGCGCGCACTGCTGGCGGCCCATCCCGAATGCGACGTGATCGTCTGCGACGACGGTCTGCAGCACTACCGCCTGGCGCGCGACGTGGAACTCGTGGTGCTCGACGAGGCGACCCTGGGCAACCGCTGGCGCCTGCCGGCCGGGCCACTGCGCGAAGGCCTGGGCAGGCTGCGCGATGCGGATCTGGTGCTCGCGCACGGCCAGCTGTCACCGGTGTTGCGGCAAGCGCTTGAGGGCCTGGCGGTGTTCCCGATGCGCCTGGCGGGCGAGTCCTTCCGTTCGCTGCGCAAGCCCGCGCAGGTGGTGGACGCGGCGCATTTCGCGGGGCGCACCGTGCACGCCTTCGCCGGCATCGGCCGGCCCGCGCGCTTCTTCGATCATCTGCGCGCCCTCGGGCTGGAGGTGGTGGGGCACGCCTTCCCCGATCACCACGCCTACAGTGCGGCGGACCTGCAAGCGGGCGAGGGCATGCCGAAGGTCCTGACCAGCAAGGATGCGGTAAAATGCGCGCCTTTCGCGCCCGAGGACTGCTGGGAACTGCCGGTGGTCGCCGAAATCCCCGCGGGCGCGGCCGAACGTATCCTGGAGAAACTGTCGCATGGACGCCAGACTGCTTGA